In a single window of the Solea senegalensis isolate Sse05_10M linkage group LG1, IFAPA_SoseM_1, whole genome shotgun sequence genome:
- the LOC122766066 gene encoding acid-sensing ion channel 1C-like isoform X1, giving the protein MVKASTSESMALGTHKRHDAQETTLQTNDSSSLKSTWKEITVAFIMKTKIHGLKFIFSTDKSKPQRVIWMMAFSVCVGLLATWSWNRILYLMSYPAVTKIYMAWAHNLSFPAVTFCNKNVFRVSTVTKHDLYHSGYWMDLMYPNHTVMERSLSILKDNQKHGLLNLLDFSNYTPPPNYHINTTEMMGRLGHQLEDMLLECRFRGETCTYKNFSTVCTERNMAFCQIYTRYGKCYTFNSGLDGNPLLTTLKGGTGNGLEIMLDIQQDEYLPVWGETDETSYEAGIKVQIHSQSEPPFIDQLGFGVAPGFQTFVSCQQQLVPNVQPPPVQPPRLLFCSASLCVCPQTLSG; this is encoded by the exons ATGGTCAAAGCATCCACATCTGAATCAATGGCCCTGGGGACACACAAGCGACATGATGCCCAGGAAACAACTCTCCAAACCAATGATTCCAGCTCACTGAAATCAACATGGAAAGAGATCACGGTGGCTTTCATAATGAAGACCAAGATCCATGGTTTGAAGTTCATCTTCTCTACAGACAAGTCGAAACCGCAGCGGGTCATCTGGATGATGGCCTTCTCTGTTTGTGTGGGTCTTCTCGCCACCTGGTCCTGGAACAGAATCCTCTACCTGATGTCCTACCCTGCTGTCACAAAGATCTACATGGCTTGGGCTCACAACTTGTCCTTCCCAGCTGTCACTTTCTGCAATAAGAATGTCTTCcgtgtgtccacagtgaccaAGCATGACCTTTACCACAGCGGCTACTGGATGGACCTCATGTACCCCAATCACACTGTGATGGAGAGGAGCCTTTCAATTCTTAAGGACAATCAAAAACATGGTCTCCTGAACCTGCTGGACTTCAGCAACTACACCCCACCCCCTAACTACCACATCAACACCACTGAGATGATGGGACGCCTCGGGCACCAGCTGGAAGACATGCTGTTGGAGTGCAGGTTCCGCGGCGAAACATGCACCTACAAAAACTTCAGCACTGTATGTACAGAAAGAAACATGGCATTTTGTCAG ATATACACACGCTACGGAAAATGCTACACTTTCAACTCCGGATTAGATGGCAACCCTTTGTTGACAACGTTGAAAGGTGGCACAGGGAACGGCTTGGAGATCATGCTGGATATTCAACAGGATGAATACCTCCCTGTGTGGGGAGAGACAG ATGAGACCTCCTACGAAGCAGGCATCAAGGTTCAGATCCACAGCCAGAGTGAGCCGCCCTTCATTGACCAACTGGGATTTGGTGTCGCCCCTGGTTTTCAAACTTTTGTGTCATGTCAGCAGCAACTGGTACCTAACGTTCAGCCTCCTCCCGTGCAACCCCCTCGccttttgttttgctctgcttCATTATGTGTTTGTCCTCAAACCCTCTCTGGCTAA
- the LOC122766066 gene encoding acid-sensing ion channel 1C-like isoform X2 — MVKASTSESMALGTHKRHDAQETTLQTNDSSSLKSTWKEITVAFIMKTKIHGLKFIFSTDKSKPQRVIWMMAFSVCVGLLATWSWNRILYLMSYPAVTKIYMAWAHNLSFPAVTFCNKNVFRVSTVTKHDLYHSGYWMDLMYPNHTVMERSLSILKDNQKHGLLNLLDFSNYTPPPNYHINTTEMMGRLGHQLEDMLLECRFRGETCTYKNFSTIYTRYGKCYTFNSGLDGNPLLTTLKGGTGNGLEIMLDIQQDEYLPVWGETDETSYEAGIKVQIHSQSEPPFIDQLGFGVAPGFQTFVSCQQQLVPNVQPPPVQPPRLLFCSASLCVCPQTLSG, encoded by the exons ATGGTCAAAGCATCCACATCTGAATCAATGGCCCTGGGGACACACAAGCGACATGATGCCCAGGAAACAACTCTCCAAACCAATGATTCCAGCTCACTGAAATCAACATGGAAAGAGATCACGGTGGCTTTCATAATGAAGACCAAGATCCATGGTTTGAAGTTCATCTTCTCTACAGACAAGTCGAAACCGCAGCGGGTCATCTGGATGATGGCCTTCTCTGTTTGTGTGGGTCTTCTCGCCACCTGGTCCTGGAACAGAATCCTCTACCTGATGTCCTACCCTGCTGTCACAAAGATCTACATGGCTTGGGCTCACAACTTGTCCTTCCCAGCTGTCACTTTCTGCAATAAGAATGTCTTCcgtgtgtccacagtgaccaAGCATGACCTTTACCACAGCGGCTACTGGATGGACCTCATGTACCCCAATCACACTGTGATGGAGAGGAGCCTTTCAATTCTTAAGGACAATCAAAAACATGGTCTCCTGAACCTGCTGGACTTCAGCAACTACACCCCACCCCCTAACTACCACATCAACACCACTGAGATGATGGGACGCCTCGGGCACCAGCTGGAAGACATGCTGTTGGAGTGCAGGTTCCGCGGCGAAACATGCACCTACAAAAACTTCAGCACT ATATACACACGCTACGGAAAATGCTACACTTTCAACTCCGGATTAGATGGCAACCCTTTGTTGACAACGTTGAAAGGTGGCACAGGGAACGGCTTGGAGATCATGCTGGATATTCAACAGGATGAATACCTCCCTGTGTGGGGAGAGACAG ATGAGACCTCCTACGAAGCAGGCATCAAGGTTCAGATCCACAGCCAGAGTGAGCCGCCCTTCATTGACCAACTGGGATTTGGTGTCGCCCCTGGTTTTCAAACTTTTGTGTCATGTCAGCAGCAACTGGTACCTAACGTTCAGCCTCCTCCCGTGCAACCCCCTCGccttttgttttgctctgcttCATTATGTGTTTGTCCTCAAACCCTCTCTGGCTAA